In a single window of the Gossypium hirsutum isolate 1008001.06 chromosome D02, Gossypium_hirsutum_v2.1, whole genome shotgun sequence genome:
- the LOC121214763 gene encoding LRR receptor-like serine/threonine-protein kinase RGI5 isoform X1 has product MTKMGCQMLWLPLALTLMMATVSTGGSTVEECDPGDLKGLASFRGGIHMDTSGRLAKWVGRRCCRWQGVSCNNETGRVTEVHLPGFISSVDFVFLSQMEGWFSPSITLLTSLEVLDLGGLAGLSGRIPTSIGLLKNLRKLYLYGNKLRGSVPESIGKLLKLEELHLHENRLSGFLPPTLGCLKNLNALLLHSNRFTGSIPASFSNLTNLMHLDLHANSITGHIPQNIGDLQLLKEIDLSDNLLNGEIPASVNNLTSISVMYLDANHLEGEIPFPSNYGQMPLLGFLRLQNNQLGGKIPPNLGYLVSLQRVSLENNKLEGAIPSSLGNLEALTELYLNGNKLSGVIPKSIGQLSHLILLTLSHNSIQGPLPNEMSALQNLQTLDLSFNSLTLNSIPRWVAKLPSLSRIYLAGCGIKGQIPDMLKSTPSPIQELDLSANDLTGGIPAWMGSLTQLYSLNLSRNHLSSSIPASVADFQELGVLDLHSNNITASMEHVFKIGTSFPGGSLTYVDLSDNSFTSGIQQISVGTLERVVYLNLSHNLQEGKLPTSMEKLKALQSLDLSYNKFGFGLVEALANLSHLETLKLQRNQFTGRIPAEFLNLKNLKDLDLSDNLLVGEIPAGRPLSDFPQSCFTGNTGLCGKPLSPCKS; this is encoded by the coding sequence ATGACAAAAATGGGTTGTCAAATGTTATGGCTTCCTCTAGCATTGACTCTGATGATGGCGACAGTCTCCACAGGAGGAAGCACTGTTGAAGAATGTGACCCTGGTGACCTCAAAGGTCTCGCCAGTTTTAGGGGCGGAATCCATATGGACACTTCAGGTCGGCTAGCGAAGTGGGTCGGTCGTCGTTGTTGCAGATGGCAAGGTGTTTCCTGCAACAATGAAACTGGTAGGGTCACTGAAGTTCATCTACCTGGATTCATTTCCTCCGTTGATTTCGTCTTTCTGTCTCAGATGGAAGGCTGGTTTTCCCCATCAATCACACTCCTCACCTCGCTTGAAGTTCTCGACCTTGGAGGACTCGCAGGCCTTTCTGGAAGAATTCCCACATCCATTGGTCTTCTTAAGAACCTTAGAAAGCTTTATCTTTATGGAAACAAGCTGAGAGGGTCCGTGCCAGAAAGCATTGGTAAGCTTTTAAAACTTGAGGAACTTCACCTGCATGAGAATAGATTATCTGGGTTTCTTCCTCCTACCCTTGGTTGTCTTAAAAATCTCAATGCTTTGCTTCTTCATTCAAATAGATTCACTGGTAGTATTCCTGCTTCATTCTCCAACTTGACAAATCTCATGCATTTAGACCTTCATGCCAATTCCATCACTGGTCATATACCACAAAATATTGGAGACTTGCAGCTCTTGAAAGAGATTGATCTTTCAGATAATCTTTTGAATGGGGAAATTCCAGCTTCAGTAAACAATCTAACATCCATTTCAGTCATGTATTTAGATGCTAATCATCTAGAAGGAGAGATACCATTTCCATCAAATTATGGTCAGATGCCTCTGCTTGGATTTTTAAGGCTGCAAAACAACCAACTAGGCGGGAAAATACCACCCAATTTGGGATATCTGGTCTCCCTCCAAAGGGTTTCACTTGAAAACAACAAGCTTGAAGGAGCAATTCCTTCTAGTTTAGGTAATCTAGAAGCTTTGACAGAGTTGTATCTCAACGGCAACAAGCTATCTGGAGTTATACCAAAGTCAATTGGTCAACTCTCACATCTCATACTCTTGACCCTTTCTCATAACTCAATTCAAGGACCATTGCCTAATGAAATGTCTGCTCTCCAAAATTTGCAAACACTGGATCTTTCATTCAACAGTTTAACTCTAAACTCCATTCCAAGGTGGGTAGCAAAATTGCCATCTCTTTCCCGAATCTATTTGGCAGGATGTGGAATCAAAGGACAAATACCAGACATGCTGAAATCAACTCCAAGTCCAATACAGGAACTGGACTTATCAGCCAATGATCTCACTGGTGGGATACCAGCATGGATGGGAAGCCTCACTCAACTCTACTCCTTGAATCTTTCAAGGAACCATCTCAGTTCAAGTATTCCAGCTTCAGTTGCAGATTTCCAGGAATTGGGAGTGCTGGACCTTCACTCAAACAACATAACAGCCTCAATGGAACATGTTTTCAAGATAGGAACCAGTTTCCCAGGTGGTTCACTCACATATGTTGACCTATCTGATAACAGCTTCACAAGTGGAATCCAACAAATTAGTGTAGGAACGCTGGAGAGAGTTGTGTATCTTAATTTATCACATAACTTACAAGAGGGTAAATTGCCAACATCAATGGAGAAATTGAAAGCATTGCAGAGTTTGGATTTGAGCTATAACAAATTTGGTTTCGGCTTGGTAGAGGCGTTGGCAAATCTAAGCCATTTGGAGACACTGAAGCTGCAGAGAAACCAATTTACTGGTAGAATACCTGCTGAGTTTTTGAACCTAAAAAACCTCAAGGACTTGGATTTATCAGACAATCTTTTAGTGGGGGAAATCCCTGCTGGCAGACCTCTTAGTGACTTCCCCCAGAGTTGTTTCACTGGCAACACAGGTTTATGTGGGAAACCTCTTTCTCCCTGCAAATCTTGA
- the LOC121214763 gene encoding probable leucine-rich repeat receptor-like protein kinase At1g35710 isoform X2 — translation MKLMEGWFSPSITLLTSLEVLDLGGLAGLSGRIPTSIGLLKNLRKLYLYGNKLRGSVPESIGKLLKLEELHLHENRLSGFLPPTLGCLKNLNALLLHSNRFTGSIPASFSNLTNLMHLDLHANSITGHIPQNIGDLQLLKEIDLSDNLLNGEIPASVNNLTSISVMYLDANHLEGEIPFPSNYGQMPLLGFLRLQNNQLGGKIPPNLGYLVSLQRVSLENNKLEGAIPSSLGNLEALTELYLNGNKLSGVIPKSIGQLSHLILLTLSHNSIQGPLPNEMSALQNLQTLDLSFNSLTLNSIPRWVAKLPSLSRIYLAGCGIKGQIPDMLKSTPSPIQELDLSANDLTGGIPAWMGSLTQLYSLNLSRNHLSSSIPASVADFQELGVLDLHSNNITASMEHVFKIGTSFPGGSLTYVDLSDNSFTSGIQQISVGTLERVVYLNLSHNLQEGKLPTSMEKLKALQSLDLSYNKFGFGLVEALANLSHLETLKLQRNQFTGRIPAEFLNLKNLKDLDLSDNLLVGEIPAGRPLSDFPQSCFTGNTGLCGKPLSPCKS, via the exons ATGAAACTG ATGGAAGGCTGGTTTTCCCCATCAATCACACTCCTCACCTCGCTTGAAGTTCTCGACCTTGGAGGACTCGCAGGCCTTTCTGGAAGAATTCCCACATCCATTGGTCTTCTTAAGAACCTTAGAAAGCTTTATCTTTATGGAAACAAGCTGAGAGGGTCCGTGCCAGAAAGCATTGGTAAGCTTTTAAAACTTGAGGAACTTCACCTGCATGAGAATAGATTATCTGGGTTTCTTCCTCCTACCCTTGGTTGTCTTAAAAATCTCAATGCTTTGCTTCTTCATTCAAATAGATTCACTGGTAGTATTCCTGCTTCATTCTCCAACTTGACAAATCTCATGCATTTAGACCTTCATGCCAATTCCATCACTGGTCATATACCACAAAATATTGGAGACTTGCAGCTCTTGAAAGAGATTGATCTTTCAGATAATCTTTTGAATGGGGAAATTCCAGCTTCAGTAAACAATCTAACATCCATTTCAGTCATGTATTTAGATGCTAATCATCTAGAAGGAGAGATACCATTTCCATCAAATTATGGTCAGATGCCTCTGCTTGGATTTTTAAGGCTGCAAAACAACCAACTAGGCGGGAAAATACCACCCAATTTGGGATATCTGGTCTCCCTCCAAAGGGTTTCACTTGAAAACAACAAGCTTGAAGGAGCAATTCCTTCTAGTTTAGGTAATCTAGAAGCTTTGACAGAGTTGTATCTCAACGGCAACAAGCTATCTGGAGTTATACCAAAGTCAATTGGTCAACTCTCACATCTCATACTCTTGACCCTTTCTCATAACTCAATTCAAGGACCATTGCCTAATGAAATGTCTGCTCTCCAAAATTTGCAAACACTGGATCTTTCATTCAACAGTTTAACTCTAAACTCCATTCCAAGGTGGGTAGCAAAATTGCCATCTCTTTCCCGAATCTATTTGGCAGGATGTGGAATCAAAGGACAAATACCAGACATGCTGAAATCAACTCCAAGTCCAATACAGGAACTGGACTTATCAGCCAATGATCTCACTGGTGGGATACCAGCATGGATGGGAAGCCTCACTCAACTCTACTCCTTGAATCTTTCAAGGAACCATCTCAGTTCAAGTATTCCAGCTTCAGTTGCAGATTTCCAGGAATTGGGAGTGCTGGACCTTCACTCAAACAACATAACAGCCTCAATGGAACATGTTTTCAAGATAGGAACCAGTTTCCCAGGTGGTTCACTCACATATGTTGACCTATCTGATAACAGCTTCACAAGTGGAATCCAACAAATTAGTGTAGGAACGCTGGAGAGAGTTGTGTATCTTAATTTATCACATAACTTACAAGAGGGTAAATTGCCAACATCAATGGAGAAATTGAAAGCATTGCAGAGTTTGGATTTGAGCTATAACAAATTTGGTTTCGGCTTGGTAGAGGCGTTGGCAAATCTAAGCCATTTGGAGACACTGAAGCTGCAGAGAAACCAATTTACTGGTAGAATACCTGCTGAGTTTTTGAACCTAAAAAACCTCAAGGACTTGGATTTATCAGACAATCTTTTAGTGGGGGAAATCCCTGCTGGCAGACCTCTTAGTGACTTCCCCCAGAGTTGTTTCACTGGCAACACAGGTTTATGTGGGAAACCTCTTTCTCCCTGCAAATCTTGA